One segment of Argiope bruennichi chromosome 11, qqArgBrue1.1, whole genome shotgun sequence DNA contains the following:
- the LOC129956766 gene encoding uncharacterized protein LOC129956766, which yields MQATCETPRYIMPHHGVFRPESSTTKLRVVFNASEATPSGQSLNDNLYSGSVVQDDLFAILLRFRKHSIVFTADIKKMYRQIWIHPDQCDLQCILWKDLEEEKLRVFKLLTVTYGTKCAPYLATRVLKQICCDERNNYPLAAAAGKDFYVDDILSGTEDLSSAIELQNQLIHLLKSAGMELHKWSSNNPVLLQNVPTSDREYNFDNPNSASLKTLGLQFNPEKGTFSFSVQKIVRPATKRTMLSDISRLFDPLGLLGPLIITAKMFLQKLWILRIDWDDEVPLHLNREWEKFSSELSQLKNVNIDRHVLCSKVLKVDLIGFGDASKNAYGCAVYTRSLSRSGEIKVSLLCSKSRVAPIKEISIPRLELCAADLLSKLIVKVLSSLQLDIDGVHLYSDSTVVLAWIKTPPTSLKTFVANRVARIQEYTKNFQWHYVNTAENPADLISRGVFPSKIQQLDIWWNGPSFLSSSSCPNFNDDPGVSDDEYLLEVCQEPKRSSEYNRPTKC from the exons ATGCAGGCAACTTGCGAAACTCCAAGGTATATTATGCCTCATCATGGCGTTTTTAGGCCAGAAAGTAGTACTACAAAATTACGCGTTGTTTTTAACGCATCAGAGGCAACGCCATCTGGACAATCgcttaatgataatttgtattcagGATCTGTTGTCCAAGATGATTTGTTTGCTATTTTGTTGAGGTTTCGAAAACATTCTATAGTTTTCACCGCCgatataaaaaagatgtatcgTCAAATTTGGATACATCCAGATCAGTGTGATTTGCAATGTATTTTATGGAAAGATTTAGAGGAAGAGAAATTACGTGTATTTAAGTTGCTCACTGTTACCTACGGAACCAAATGCGCTCCTTACTTGGCGACCAGAGTACTAAAACAAATATGCTGTGATGAGCGGAACAACTATCCTTTAGCCGCTGCTGCTGGCAAAGATTTTTACGTCGATGATATACTCAGTGGTACCGAGGATTTATCTTCTGCCATTGAACTACAAAACCAgttaatacatttgttaaaatcaGCTGGTATGGAGCTTCACAAATGGAGCTCAAATAATCCTGTTTTGTTGCAAAATGTACCAACGTCGGACCGAGAATACAATTTCGATAACCCCAACTCAGCAAGTTTAAAAACTTTGGGATTACAATTCAATCCTGAAAAGGGTACATTTAGTTTTagtgttcaaaaaattgtgagacctgcaacaaaaagaacaatgctatcgGACATATCCAGATTGTTTGATCCTTTAGGCCTCTTAGGACCTTTGATAATCACAGCGAAGATGTTTTTGCAGAAGTTGTGGATTTTGAGAATTGATTGGGACGATGAAGTTCCCTTACACTTAAATAGAGAGTGGGAAAAATTTAGTTCTGAATTGAGTCAATTGAAAAACGTAAACATAGATCGTCATGTGTTATGTTCTAAAGTTCTGAAAGTAGACCTGATAGGCTTCGGAGATGCTTCGAAAAATGCATATGGTTGTGCTGTCTACACCAGGTCTTTGTCAAGGTCTGGTGAGATAAAGGTGTCACTCTTATGCAGCAAATCTCGAGTGGCTCCCATCAAAGAAATTAGTATCCCACGTTTGGAGCTGTGTGCAGCGGATCTGCTTTCCAAGCTTATCGTTAAGGTTCTGTCATCCTTGCAACTAGACATTGATGGAGTACATTTGTACTCGGACTCCACTGTGGTGCTTGCTTGGATCAAAACTCCACCAACATCGTTGAAAACTTTTGTGGCTAATCGAGTCGCTAGGATTCAAGAGTATACTAAGAACTTCCAATGGCATTATGTAAATACTGCTGAGAATCCTGCGGACTTGATATCACGAGGAGTTTTCCCTTCAAAGATCCAACAGTTGGACATTTGGTGGAATGGACCGTCTTTTCTTTCATCTAGTAGCTGCCCAAACTTCAATGACGATCCTGGTGTTTCAGATGATGAATATCTTCTTGAG gTTTGTCAAGAACCTAAAAGAAGCAGTGAATACAACAGGCCCACTAAATGCTGA
- the LOC129956765 gene encoding uncharacterized protein LOC129956765 has protein sequence MVRKPDEKLAGYLAAEGIEWKFIPPRSPHFGGLWEAAIKSFKYHLKRVVKGINLTYEEFLTVIVQIEGILNSRPFCPLSANEDDFEVLTPAHFLINRSLTSLNEPDLTNLKESHLKKWQKIEVLWQIGTTDGPVFKCPWTSSMYYSITNFHQ, from the exons ATGGTTAGAAAACCAGATGAAAAGCTGGCAGGCTATTTAGCTGCAGAAGGTATTGAGTGGAAATTTATTCCACCAAGATCCCCACACTTTGGCGGTCTTTGGGAGGCagctataaaatcatttaaataccaTCTAAAAAGAGTTGTTAAGGGAATAAACTTAACTTATGAAGAGTTCTTAACGGTAATTGTGCAAATTGAGGGAATTTTGAATTCTCGACCATTTTGCCCCTTGTCAGCTAACGAGGACGATTTTGAGGTTCTTACTcctgcacattttttaataaatagatctTTAACCTCTTTGAATGAGcctgatttgacaaatttaaaagaaagtcatcTCAAGAAATGGCAAAAG ATAGAGGTATTGTGGCAGATAGGTACAACAGATGGACCTGTTTTCAAATGCCCTTGGACATCAAGCATGTATTACAGTATAACCAACTTCCATCAGTGA